The Dehalococcoidales bacterium sequence AGATAGCCAAAGTAAAAAAGTCCGCCACGGGGAAGTACTTGAAGCGGGTGGTGTAGGAGGGACGAGGTTTTCAGGAAGGAGAGGGCAGCCGATGCAGAAATGGTATCATGAAGATTGGTGTTTTAAAATCCAAGTGGTAAGAGTCGGTAAAGAAAATAAAGTTGAAGAATGTCGGCTGGGGCTTGAACCCGGAGATACTTTCGAATGTACATATGGTACGCCGGCAAGTTTTTGCCCAACCTCTTTTATTAAGATATTCCCGGCCTTGGAAGTCGTCAGGTGTGGCGGCGATCTGCGAAATCTTGGCGGTGGAGGTCCCTTCAAGACAACCTTTGTTTGTCCCGATGGTGTCGTATTGTTCAAAGTTACTGGTGAGCGGACGCCGAAATAAGGAATGCCCCCCAATCTCGTCCCAGATTTTTTCCGTTCTGTCACCCTTATTCCCCATTGTCATTCCAGCGCAGGCTGGAATCCACTTTAAGATATTTTATCATATAGGTCTTTCAATGCCCCTCCCCTGGATTCTGGCCTTCGCCAGAATGACATCACACAATAGATTTTTCCATTGTCATTCCCGACCTGATCGGGAATCCAGTATCCCTTGCCAGTCTCTCCCTTGGGTAAAAATAGAATAAGAAGGTTATCCTGATCCGTCACCCCCGCTCATGTGTGGGTGTGGTGGGGATAGGGCATAGTACTAAAGTTAACGCCGGGGCAAGAAAAAAGTTCAAAATACGGCTTTATATGCGGCGTGTTTTTATGTATGATATATATATAACCGCATAACATAATATCATATAGAGTATTTACGCTGTTAAACAAACAGCGGGAAATTGATACAGAAAGGAAGATATCATGTACTATTGCCTGATGACCACCCTGACCAATGAAGGAAGAAAATCCGTTAAGAGGAACCCCGGCCGCATCTGGGAAGTCAACAAAGAAATAGAGAACATGGGTGCCAAGGTTATATTCCAGTACAAGATCCTGGGCCCTTATGATTTTATCAATATCATCGAGGCGGCCAACGCCCAGGTCATTTCCCGCGTGGTAATCGAGATTTGCTCCAGGGGCACTTTGGAGCCGATGCTGATGGGCGCCATTACCGTCGAAGATTTCGTCAAGGAAATAGAGACGGCTAAGAGCCTGGAAAAATAGGCGGCGCCGGCCCGCGCTGTCATTTAATAATATATTCCCCTCAATCCCCGCTAAAAAACCAACCCCCTTCCTTTTCAGGGGAAGGGGGAAAGGTTATTATTGCCATATTGCCGACGCCGGCGGCGGATATAGAATACCGTTTATTCTTTAGTATTCTTGTATCTGGACGTCATCCGGGAGCTCGAATGTGCTGTCCGGAATATCTGAAAAGCTTATATTGGTGAACTCGATGGTGGTGGTGCCGCTGGAGGTTGTCGTCTCCATTTTAACGGGGAAGCCCTTTTCTTCCCATATCCACATCTTGACGCTGCCTGCGCCCGGCTGTTCGTAGTACACTACCGCACAGACGTGCCCGTCTATAGTCTCGGTGCCGGTGACATTCGGACTGTAGTCCATAATATCGCTGGTGTCCTGCAGGTTGCCCGCGGGTACCATGTCTTCGTTCAGGGCTTGTTTGATCGCCATCTTCTGGTCCGGGTAATATATGTACATCACATTATCATCCGTATTAAAAATCATGATGACGGACATCCCTGACATGCTCATGTCTTCACGCATATTCCGGTTCTTCTGATATACGGTGGCCGTGATGCTTTGCTCTCCGTTGGCGTTAATCGTCATATCGTACTTGATAGAAATTAAGTCAGAGCCTTTGCCCAGGATATCGGCTAGTGTATTATCGTTCCCGGTGTTGCTCGTGGTCGGTGACGTGGTGCTCGCCGGTGACGTGGTGCCCGCCGGAGCTGTAGTCCCCGCCGGGCTGGTCGTCTTGGGCGGGGTCGAGCTGGTGGGGGAACCGCCGCCGCCGCAGGACGACAGGATAAACACCAGCGCCATCAGCGCACCGACGATAATCAGTAAATGCCTGTTTTTCATATGATATCTCCTCCTTTAATTAGGTCGCTTTTCGCGTTTCGGGTGAAAGCCGGTACAGCGCTGCCGTCCGGCTGTAGGGTGGGGGAAAAGTGTTTCTGTTGACATTATCAGGGAAGGAATCACGTCTTGTCAATTACTCTTTAGTAAGTGTTACAAAGTATCGCGTGCGTATAATAATTAATAAATTATTAAGGCGGCGGGCTTTTGGCCCGGGCCGGTTGCTTCCCGCCGCCGCGTGGTGTATATTAACCATCGGGAGGGGCTATGGACCGTAAAACCGCTCTGGAGTCTGTCCGGAAAAACGTCGCCAATGAAAACTTGGTGCGGCACATGCTGGCCACGGAAGCTATCATGCGCGCTCTCGCCGGGCGATTGGGCGGGGATAAAGAGGAGTGGGGGCTGGCCGGGCTGCTTCATGATATCGACGTGGAGCTTACCGGCGGCGACATGACTGCTCACGGCAGGCTTGGGGCCGACCTTGCCCGGGACCTGGGGGCGGGAGAGGCTATAGCCGCGGCCATCCTTTGCCATAACGAGGCGCACGGCGTACTGCCGCAGACGCTGATGGAGAAAGCCCTCTTTTGCGCCGACCCTCTTACCGGGCTGATTACCGCCGCGGTGTTGGTGCGGCCGGAGAAAAAGATTGCCCCGCTGGAAGCCCGATCCGTGCGCAAGCGGTTTAAAGAAAAGAGCTTTGCCGCCGGCGCCAGCCGCGAGCAGATAGCCCGGTGCAGCGCCATCGGCATAGAGCTGGACGAGTTTATCGAAATCGGCGTGACCGCCATGAAGGAAATCGCCCCGGAGCTGGGTCTCTAGAAAATCGCCGTTAAACCGGGTATCTGAAGTTTATCAGGCTCACGAAAAAAACATTGATAAACAGGTGGATGATGAAGGCCGGCCAGAAAGACTTGCCCCGGTAGCACACGTAGCCGAACAGTATCCCCGTGACAATGGTGCTCACTGTTTCCAGTTCCGGCTTGCCCAGGTGCATCAGCACGAAGGGTATCATTTGCAGCAGGATGCTGCCCTCATGGAATTTATCTTTCAGCCCAAAGAGCAGAAAGCCGCGGTACAGGAACTCGGACGCCGCCAGGCTGGCGCAGCTGGTCAGGGAATAGGTGATGAAGTTAAAGCCCGCATCCCGGTAGTAGCCCTGCAAGTCCGCGCTGAAGGAAGCGGCGAAAAGAATCCCCCCCGCCACCAGGCAGATAAGCGCCGTGGGGAACCACCACAAACGCGGGCTGCCCATGCCCAGCCCGAAGTCCCCGGGGCTTTTTCTTAAAATAATGAACACCACCAGCAGGGGAAAGATGCCGTAATAAAGGGTGGTGCTGACCCACTCGCTGCCGATGGGGCGGTAGCGGTCCAGCGTGAGAAACAGCGTGGCGGCGGTAACGATGACGGTCTCCCGCCCGTTCCTCTTAAAGAACTGCCCCAGGTCAACGAATTCCTGTGTAATGAAATGTAACATCTAGATTTATTTCCCCCGTCATTCCAGCGCAGCCGTGCCCCGTATGACAATCGGGGGCTGGAATCCATCATCAGGTCAAGAGGCCGTAAAGGTCTTTCCAGTCCGGATTGGCTTCTTCAATCAACCTTATTTTCCACTTTCTGTGCCAGGCTTTCAAATGTTTTTCACGCTGGATAGCCGATTCTACATTTTCGCATTGTTCGTAATAAACCAGTTGATGTACATTATATCTCCTGGTAAATCCTTCAACGAACCCGTTTTTATGCTCATAGACCCGCCTGATAAGGTCATTAGTGACGCCGATGTATAGCGTCCCCCTGGGCTTGCTGGCGAGAATATATACGAAATATTGTTTCACAGTCCCAGCCGTGGATTCTGACCTTCGTCAGAATGACATATTAAAACATGCTAGTAAAGTTGTCATTCCAGCGCAGCCGTGCCCCGTATGACAATCGGGGGCTGGAATCCATCATCGGGTTAAGATGGTGTACCGGCCTTGCCCGTCCGGGTTGACTTTATCAATCAGCTCTGTTTCCCACCCCTGGATTCTGACCTTCGTCAGAATGACATATAAAAACATACTTAATGACATAACACGTCAGTTCACGTTTATGGTGGAGCCGTCCGCCGTCTTGGTGACGTCGATGCGGGTGGGGAAGGCGTCCTTGAGCTCGTCCATGTGGGTGACGACCAGTATCTTCTCGAAGTCGCCCTGGATGGAGTTAATCGCCTCTTTTAGCTTCTCCATGCCGGTGCTGTCCTGCGTCCCGAACCCCTCGTCGATAATTAAAGTAGGCAGCGGCGCCCCGGCGCGCCCGGCCAAAAGCCGTGACAGCGCGATGCGCACCGCGAAGTTGATGCGGAAGGCCTCGCCGCCGCTGAACATTTCATAGTTGCGCGTCCCCAGCTCGTCCGCGATGGCGATATCCAGCGTCTCCTGCACCGTGCCTTTCTTGGTCTCCCGCTGCGTCTCGAATTTCACGTGCATGCGACCGTCGGTCAAACGCGCGAGCAGCCGGTCCGCCTCGGTCTCTATTTCCGGTAATGCCGCCTCGATTATCAGCGCCTGTATGCCCGCTTTCCCGAAGGCCTTAGCCAGCTCGCGGTAAACGGCCTCTTCTTTGGCCGCCAGCGCGCGCCGGTCTTCACTCTCCTTTTTCCTTGTTTCCAGCTCGTTCAGCCGTTCCAGACGGGCGCGCACGCTGCCCACCGCCTCCTGCGCCTGGGCGCGCCTCCCCGCGGCGACTTTATATTCCGCCTCGGCGGCGGCCAGCTCCTGCCGTACCCGGGGCAGGGTGGTGACCGCGGCGGCCAGCGACACTTTTTTGGCGGTGTCCTGCTGCAGGCTGGCCTGCAGCATTTGCGCGTTGGTCTGCGCCTTGGCCGCCGCCTCTTTCTCCTGCTCGTAAAGTCGCAGGGCCTCATCCAGGCGGTTCTTGTCCCGCTCGTAAGTCTCGTTAAGCTTCAAATGCTGGAGCGCCTGCTCGTGCCGGGCCGCGTCATAGCCCAGGCCGCCCAGCTCTTTCTCGATGGCGGCCAGTCCCTGCTGCTCGTTTACCGCGAAGTCCCCGCCCGCCA is a genomic window containing:
- a CDS encoding CPBP family intramembrane glutamic endopeptidase, whose product is MLHFITQEFVDLGQFFKRNGRETVIVTAATLFLTLDRYRPIGSEWVSTTLYYGIFPLLVVFIILRKSPGDFGLGMGSPRLWWFPTALICLVAGGILFAASFSADLQGYYRDAGFNFITYSLTSCASLAASEFLYRGFLLFGLKDKFHEGSILLQMIPFVLMHLGKPELETVSTIVTGILFGYVCYRGKSFWPAFIIHLFINVFFVSLINFRYPV
- a CDS encoding GIY-YIG nuclease family protein gives rise to the protein MKQYFVYILASKPRGTLYIGVTNDLIRRVYEHKNGFVEGFTRRYNVHQLVYYEQCENVESAIQREKHLKAWHRKWKIRLIEEANPDWKDLYGLLT
- a CDS encoding TIGR04076 family protein; translated protein: MQKWYHEDWCFKIQVVRVGKENKVEECRLGLEPGDTFECTYGTPASFCPTSFIKIFPALEVVRCGGDLRNLGGGGPFKTTFVCPDGVVLFKVTGERTPK
- a CDS encoding GYD domain-containing protein, producing MYYCLMTTLTNEGRKSVKRNPGRIWEVNKEIENMGAKVIFQYKILGPYDFINIIEAANAQVISRVVIEICSRGTLEPMLMGAITVEDFVKEIETAKSLEK
- a CDS encoding DUF4412 domain-containing protein codes for the protein MKNRHLLIIVGALMALVFILSSCGGGGSPTSSTPPKTTSPAGTTAPAGTTSPASTTSPTTSNTGNDNTLADILGKGSDLISIKYDMTINANGEQSITATVYQKNRNMREDMSMSGMSVIMIFNTDDNVMYIYYPDQKMAIKQALNEDMVPAGNLQDTSDIMDYSPNVTGTETIDGHVCAVVYYEQPGAGSVKMWIWEEKGFPVKMETTTSSGTTTIEFTNISFSDIPDSTFELPDDVQIQEY
- a CDS encoding HD domain-containing protein; the protein is MDRKTALESVRKNVANENLVRHMLATEAIMRALAGRLGGDKEEWGLAGLLHDIDVELTGGDMTAHGRLGADLARDLGAGEAIAAAILCHNEAHGVLPQTLMEKALFCADPLTGLITAAVLVRPEKKIAPLEARSVRKRFKEKSFAAGASREQIARCSAIGIELDEFIEIGVTAMKEIAPELGL